A DNA window from Staphylococcus warneri contains the following coding sequences:
- a CDS encoding alpha/beta fold hydrolase — MNTIELKGAKLRYHQIGQGPVLIFIPGANGTGDIFMPLAQQLKDHFTVVAVDRRDYGESELTEPLPESAANPDDDYRVKRDAKDIAELAQSLSDEPVYILGSSSGSIVAMHVLKEHPEVVKQIAFHEPPINTFLPDSKYWKDKNDEIVNQILTEGLEKGMKTFAETLNIAPIDAKMMSQPAETEEAQKEQYQRVMFWSEYEIRQYTHSDITLEDFKKHEDQITLLNGTDSKGSFPQDVNFYINEQIGLPIFDIPGGHLGYVQKPEGFAEVLLKMWHQ; from the coding sequence ATGAATACAATAGAATTAAAAGGTGCTAAATTACGTTATCATCAAATTGGACAAGGTCCGGTATTAATATTCATCCCAGGTGCCAATGGGACTGGCGACATCTTTATGCCATTAGCACAACAGTTAAAAGATCACTTCACTGTAGTTGCAGTGGATCGTCGTGACTATGGTGAAAGTGAGTTAACAGAACCACTACCAGAATCAGCAGCAAATCCAGACGATGATTACCGTGTAAAACGTGACGCAAAAGATATTGCAGAATTAGCACAATCACTTAGTGATGAACCTGTCTATATTTTAGGTTCAAGTTCTGGTTCAATCGTTGCTATGCATGTACTCAAAGAACACCCTGAAGTGGTTAAACAAATTGCTTTCCACGAACCACCAATCAATACATTCTTACCAGATAGTAAATACTGGAAAGATAAAAATGATGAAATTGTAAACCAAATCCTTACAGAAGGTTTAGAAAAAGGTATGAAAACATTTGCTGAAACACTTAATATTGCACCGATAGATGCTAAAATGATGTCTCAGCCTGCAGAAACAGAAGAAGCTCAAAAAGAACAATATCAACGTGTAATGTTCTGGTCTGAATACGAAATTCGCCAATATACACATTCAGATATTACTTTAGAGGACTTTAAAAAGCATGAAGATCAAATCACATTACTAAATGGTACTGATTCTAAAGGATCATTTCCACAAGATGTTAACTTCTATATTAATGAACAAATCGGTTTACCAATCTTTGATATTCCTGGCGGTCATTTAGGTTATGTACAAAAACCTGAAGGCTTTGCCGAAGTATTATTAAAAATGTGGCATCAATAA
- a CDS encoding VOC family protein, whose amino-acid sequence MTQLSPYLAFPNTKEALKYYEEVFGATNIKRLEVGEDQAEHFGMTKEQAKEATMHSEFEIVGVKILGADSFSRIQPINNGISLLIDFDINDQADVERVEAFYDKIKDHDSIDVELPLSEQFWGGKMGVFTDKYGVRWMLHGQDYNAMPQS is encoded by the coding sequence ATGACTCAATTATCACCATATTTAGCTTTTCCAAATACAAAAGAAGCACTTAAATATTATGAAGAGGTTTTTGGCGCTACAAATATTAAACGTTTAGAGGTTGGCGAAGATCAAGCTGAACATTTTGGTATGACTAAAGAGCAAGCCAAAGAGGCAACAATGCATTCTGAATTTGAAATTGTTGGGGTGAAAATCTTAGGCGCGGATTCATTCAGCCGAATCCAACCTATCAATAACGGCATTTCATTATTAATTGATTTTGATATTAATGATCAAGCTGATGTAGAAAGAGTCGAAGCTTTCTATGATAAAATTAAAGACCATGATTCTATCGACGTTGAATTACCATTATCAGAGCAATTCTGGGGCGGTAAAATGGGCGTATTTACAGATAAATACGGCGTAAGATGGATGTTACACGGTCAAGATTACAACGCAATGCCACAGTCATAA
- a CDS encoding TetR/AcrR family transcriptional regulator: protein MPQDRRVRKSQAAIRHAFIDLLHKYDLEQITVQQISDLADVNRSTFYTHYIDKYDLLEKMEDEQVEIIRTFIEEGDVYKNQTFSAESIRTIMEFLIGNIEKNMEFYQLMFTMGKDSNLHEKLYELITGHLNHFKNENNKIDDIPFSYFMSYVSGAGLSFIRHWVEDPNRIAKDDLIQHFYDIVNNGPATIIRRGE, encoded by the coding sequence ATGCCACAAGACCGACGTGTTAGAAAATCACAAGCAGCAATTAGACATGCTTTTATCGATTTACTCCATAAATATGACTTAGAACAAATCACGGTTCAGCAAATATCAGATTTGGCAGATGTGAATCGTAGTACTTTTTATACTCATTACATAGATAAATATGATTTATTAGAAAAGATGGAAGATGAACAAGTAGAAATAATAAGAACGTTTATTGAAGAGGGAGATGTATATAAAAATCAAACATTCTCTGCTGAAAGTATCCGCACGATTATGGAATTTTTAATAGGAAATATAGAAAAGAATATGGAATTTTATCAATTAATGTTTACGATGGGGAAAGATTCGAATTTACATGAAAAGTTATATGAATTAATCACAGGTCATTTAAATCATTTTAAAAATGAAAACAATAAAATAGATGATATACCGTTTTCTTATTTTATGAGTTATGTATCAGGTGCTGGATTATCATTTATCCGACATTGGGTCGAGGATCCCAATCGCATTGCTAAAGATGATTTGATACAGCATTTTTACGATATAGTTAACAATGGACCAGCTACGATAATTAGAAGAGGAGAATAA
- a CDS encoding SDR family NAD(P)-dependent oxidoreductase, translating into MTKITLITGGNKGLGFETAKALINEGHKVYIGSRNESRGQEAAKEIGAQSVQLDVTDETSVQHAFNYIKDQEGRLDVLVNNAGISGQFAKPADITVEDMDKVYQTNVYGIVRMMNTFIPLLEQSEQPVVVNVTSGLGSFGMVTNPESEEFHVNSLAYCSSKSAVTMLTVQYAKGLPQMQINAADPGSTNTDLVGDFSNNSKPATEGIKPIVELATIDADGPTGTFINGDGKMPW; encoded by the coding sequence ATGACTAAAATTACATTAATTACAGGTGGCAATAAAGGCTTAGGCTTCGAAACTGCCAAAGCACTTATCAACGAAGGACATAAAGTCTACATTGGTTCTAGAAATGAATCACGTGGACAAGAAGCAGCTAAAGAAATTGGTGCACAAAGTGTACAATTAGACGTTACTGATGAGACATCTGTACAACATGCTTTCAACTACATTAAAGATCAAGAAGGTCGCTTAGATGTACTTGTTAACAATGCTGGTATCTCAGGACAATTTGCAAAACCTGCAGATATTACTGTTGAAGACATGGATAAAGTCTATCAAACAAACGTATACGGTATTGTAAGAATGATGAACACATTCATTCCATTACTAGAACAATCAGAACAACCTGTCGTTGTTAATGTAACAAGTGGTTTAGGTTCATTTGGTATGGTAACAAATCCTGAGTCAGAAGAATTTCATGTTAATTCATTAGCTTATTGTTCTTCTAAATCAGCTGTCACTATGCTAACAGTTCAATACGCTAAAGGTTTACCTCAAATGCAAATCAATGCTGCAGATCCAGGTTCTACAAATACAGACTTAGTTGGTGACTTTAGCAATAATTCTAAACCAGCAACTGAAGGCATCAAACCTATTGTAGAATTAGCAACAATTGATGCTGATGGACCAACAGGTACGTTCATTAATGGTGACGGCAAAATGCCTTGGTAA
- a CDS encoding DUF2316 family protein, whose amino-acid sequence MSLNKEQRQITAKELQEHFDETTLSLKNIADELNISINDVSHVLQMKAPNKLFGNHLQQFIHLVWDVRDLMNENIWHTGKSPKEYTYLKGEKDDYWFLQQ is encoded by the coding sequence GTGTCATTAAATAAAGAGCAAAGACAAATCACAGCTAAAGAACTACAAGAGCATTTTGACGAAACAACGTTAAGTTTAAAAAATATAGCAGACGAATTGAACATTTCAATCAATGATGTGTCACATGTATTACAAATGAAAGCGCCAAATAAATTATTTGGAAATCATTTGCAACAATTTATACATTTAGTTTGGGACGTTCGAGACCTAATGAATGAAAATATCTGGCATACGGGTAAATCACCAAAAGAATATACATATTTAAAAGGTGAAAAGGATGATTATTGGTTTTTACAACAGTAA
- a CDS encoding TetR/AcrR family transcriptional regulator — MRRDALENRQRIENKAIELFNQYGVQQVSMNRIAKELNIGMGTLYRHFNDKSALCATIIEHDFTDIINQMYEVKEKHHDTKVVMAKSLDIFLDFKTTNSDLLHCIEETTEKNDFYHSDIYLQLFKFYSEILGNNKSTTWTTFKVDMFLKSLSTKSFELQKDERGLSNETIRDYIIKLYFDKEE, encoded by the coding sequence TTGCGACGAGACGCCCTCGAGAACCGGCAGCGCATTGAGAATAAAGCGATTGAACTCTTTAACCAATATGGTGTTCAACAAGTGAGTATGAATCGCATCGCAAAAGAATTAAATATTGGAATGGGAACTTTGTATCGTCATTTTAATGATAAGAGTGCCTTGTGTGCGACGATTATCGAACATGACTTTACTGACATTATCAACCAAATGTACGAAGTGAAAGAAAAACATCACGATACTAAAGTAGTCATGGCAAAGTCGCTTGATATCTTTTTAGATTTCAAAACCACCAACAGTGACTTACTTCACTGTATTGAAGAAACAACAGAAAAAAATGACTTTTACCATAGTGATATTTATTTACAGTTATTTAAGTTTTATAGTGAAATTCTTGGCAATAATAAAAGTACAACATGGACAACTTTCAAAGTAGATATGTTCTTGAAATCATTATCTACTAAATCTTTCGAATTACAAAAAGACGAACGCGGACTATCAAATGAAACAATCAGAGATTATATAATCAAACTATATTTTGATAAAGAGGAGTAA
- a CDS encoding NmrA/HSCARG family protein: protein MKSILVIGSTGKQGNAVVKQLLSDGWHVRALTRNKNNEKLTSIDSDKLEIVEGDLSDQQSLEQAMQGQYGLYSVQPIVKDDIAEELRQGKMIIQLAEKQNIEFVVYSTAGGVNRDRKGPHFEALADIENTLKASSLNFSIIKPSFFMDNFLRIAKKENQQIVIPEFISPDVKFAMISSIDIARIAANLFKDPEQYNHQAIEIASDELTLNEVVKTFATVTGMPTEIKGKFVSGTAERSWLEEKGYVVDFDLMNQINPDKLSLAQWIEKVQF from the coding sequence ATGAAAAGCATTTTAGTAATCGGTTCTACAGGTAAACAAGGTAATGCCGTAGTTAAGCAACTTTTATCAGATGGATGGCATGTACGTGCACTAACACGTAATAAGAATAATGAAAAGTTAACGTCTATTGATAGTGACAAACTTGAAATTGTAGAAGGTGACTTAAGCGATCAACAAAGTTTAGAACAAGCAATGCAAGGACAATACGGATTGTACAGTGTTCAACCTATTGTTAAAGATGATATTGCTGAAGAATTAAGACAAGGAAAAATGATTATTCAACTTGCTGAAAAGCAAAACATTGAATTTGTGGTTTATAGTACAGCTGGTGGTGTAAATAGAGATAGAAAAGGACCACACTTTGAAGCCTTAGCAGATATTGAAAATACACTTAAAGCGTCATCATTGAATTTTTCAATTATCAAACCTTCATTCTTTATGGATAACTTCCTTAGAATAGCTAAAAAAGAAAATCAACAAATTGTAATACCTGAATTTATTAGTCCAGATGTTAAATTTGCGATGATTTCTTCAATTGATATTGCTAGAATTGCTGCAAATTTATTTAAAGACCCTGAACAATATAATCATCAAGCGATTGAAATTGCTTCAGATGAGTTAACACTTAATGAAGTCGTTAAAACGTTTGCTACTGTTACTGGCATGCCAACAGAAATTAAAGGTAAATTTGTTAGTGGTACAGCCGAAAGAAGTTGGCTAGAAGAAAAAGGTTATGTTGTCGATTTTGATTTAATGAATCAAATTAATCCAGATAAACTATCATTAGCCCAATGGATTGAGAAAGTACAATTTTAG
- a CDS encoding epoxyqueuosine reductase QueH codes for MKNQKINYDKVLRKMIQQWEQNGERPKILLHSCCAPCSTYTLEFLAQYADIAIYFANPNIHPRSEYLRRAKVQEMFVNDFNEQTGANVKYIEAAYQPHEFMKMAKSRGLTEEKEGGLRCTACFEMRLEMVAEAAVKYGYDYFGSAITLSPKKNAQLINQLGMDVQQIYNIKYLPSDFKKNRGYERSIEMCKDYHIFRQCYCGCVFAAMKQGIDFKEINKEANEFLKQF; via the coding sequence ATGAAGAACCAAAAAATCAATTATGACAAAGTTTTAAGGAAAATGATTCAACAATGGGAACAAAACGGGGAGCGACCTAAAATTTTATTACATAGTTGTTGTGCACCTTGTAGTACCTATACTTTAGAATTTTTAGCACAATATGCTGATATCGCGATATATTTTGCCAATCCCAATATTCACCCTAGGAGTGAATATTTAAGACGCGCTAAAGTTCAAGAAATGTTTGTCAATGATTTTAATGAACAGACAGGAGCTAATGTAAAATATATTGAAGCAGCTTATCAACCACATGAATTTATGAAAATGGCTAAATCAAGAGGACTTACTGAAGAAAAAGAAGGTGGTCTTCGATGTACAGCTTGTTTTGAAATGAGGCTTGAGATGGTTGCCGAAGCAGCTGTTAAATATGGTTATGATTACTTTGGTAGTGCAATCACGTTATCGCCAAAGAAGAATGCGCAATTAATTAATCAACTTGGTATGGATGTTCAACAAATTTATAATATTAAATATTTACCAAGTGATTTCAAGAAAAATAGGGGATATGAGCGTTCCATTGAAATGTGTAAAGATTATCATATTTTTAGACAGTGTTACTGTGGGTGTGTGTTTGCCGCAATGAAACAAGGGATTGACTTTAAAGAAATTAATAAAGAAGCCAATGAATTTTTAAAGCAATTTTAA
- a CDS encoding amidohydrolase family protein → MKSITFEEHYVIDDIQKETMSQVSADPNGVPMKVMLEGLEKKSGFTDADEISHHDKRIKFMDEQNVQMQVLSYGNGAPSNLEGQKAIDLCKKANDQLADYIKQNPDRFVGFATLPINEPEAAVEEFKRCVNELGFKGALIMGRTKDGFLDQDQFDGIFATAEELNVPIYLHPAPVNSDVYQSYYKGNYPEITAATFACFGYGWHIDVGIHAIHLVLSGIFDRYPNLNMIIGHWGEFIPFFLERMDETLFADHLKHPVSYYFKNNFYMTPSGMLTKPQFDLVKKEMGIDRILYAADYPYIEPERLGVFLDELGLTDEEKEKVSYRNGAKLLGLE, encoded by the coding sequence ATGAAAAGTATTACTTTCGAAGAACATTATGTGATAGATGACATTCAAAAAGAAACAATGAGTCAAGTTTCTGCTGACCCTAATGGCGTACCCATGAAAGTCATGTTAGAAGGATTAGAGAAAAAATCAGGTTTTACTGACGCTGATGAAATCTCTCATCATGATAAACGAATTAAATTCATGGATGAACAAAATGTACAAATGCAAGTATTATCATACGGTAATGGTGCACCCTCAAATCTTGAAGGTCAAAAAGCCATCGATTTATGTAAAAAAGCTAATGATCAATTAGCTGACTATATCAAACAAAATCCAGATCGTTTTGTAGGATTTGCTACATTACCAATTAACGAACCTGAAGCGGCTGTTGAAGAATTCAAACGTTGTGTCAACGAGTTAGGGTTTAAAGGCGCACTCATTATGGGTCGTACAAAAGATGGTTTCTTAGATCAAGATCAATTCGACGGTATTTTTGCAACTGCTGAAGAATTAAATGTACCTATTTATTTACATCCCGCACCCGTAAATAGTGATGTATACCAATCTTACTATAAAGGAAATTATCCAGAAATCACTGCTGCTACATTCGCTTGTTTCGGTTATGGCTGGCACATCGATGTTGGTATTCATGCAATCCATTTGGTACTATCAGGTATCTTTGATCGTTACCCTAATCTAAATATGATTATCGGACACTGGGGTGAATTCATTCCATTCTTCTTAGAACGTATGGATGAAACTTTATTTGCTGATCATTTAAAACACCCTGTTAGTTATTACTTTAAAAATAATTTCTATATGACACCAAGTGGTATGTTAACTAAACCACAATTTGATTTAGTTAAAAAAGAAATGGGAATTGACCGAATTTTATATGCGGCAGACTATCCTTATATCGAACCAGAACGTTTAGGCGTATTTTTAGATGAACTTGGTTTAACTGATGAAGAAAAAGAGAAAGTAAGTTATAGAAATGGCGCTAAATTACTTGGCTTAGAATAA
- a CDS encoding quinone-dependent dihydroorotate dehydrogenase → MYKLIKPLLFKIEPEKAHGLTIDALKIAQKQSYVLPIMKKLFDYQNPMLSQDIHGITFENPIGLAAGYDKSCEVPKALENLGFGALELGGITPKPQPGNPQPRMYRLLEDDALINRMGFNNIGMNKALSHLRRYAYHTPIGLNVGVNKMTSYDERYQDYIKVIDTFKNDVNFFTVNISSPNTENLQNFHDKDEFSMLCNALETFKASNEINVPIFLKLTSDMDEEGLKSLLPTIQTHFDGVILANTTRKRDGLKSANRVEDGGLSGRPLFERNLKLVKLAYQETKGELLIIGTGGIFNAEDAIQMLRNGASLLQIYSSLVMEGPGLTKKINKDIVQYLNQNGYHHISDIIGLDVK, encoded by the coding sequence ATGTATAAATTAATTAAACCCCTTTTATTTAAAATTGAACCTGAAAAAGCACACGGATTAACTATCGACGCATTAAAAATTGCACAAAAGCAATCCTATGTATTACCGATTATGAAAAAATTATTCGATTACCAAAATCCAATGTTATCTCAAGATATTCACGGTATTACATTTGAAAATCCAATCGGCCTTGCAGCTGGTTATGATAAATCTTGTGAAGTACCTAAAGCTTTAGAAAATCTTGGTTTCGGCGCATTAGAACTTGGTGGTATCACACCAAAACCACAACCAGGTAATCCACAACCTCGTATGTATCGCTTATTAGAAGATGATGCCTTAATTAATCGCATGGGCTTTAATAATATCGGTATGAACAAAGCACTTAGTCATTTGCGCCGCTACGCTTACCATACACCTATAGGTCTAAACGTAGGTGTTAATAAAATGACTTCTTATGACGAGCGATATCAAGATTATATTAAAGTCATTGATACATTCAAAAATGATGTTAATTTCTTCACTGTCAATATAAGTTCACCTAATACTGAAAACTTACAAAATTTTCACGATAAAGATGAATTTTCAATGTTATGCAATGCGTTAGAAACGTTTAAAGCAAGCAATGAAATCAATGTACCTATTTTCTTAAAATTGACCTCTGATATGGATGAAGAAGGTTTGAAATCTCTATTACCAACTATTCAGACACACTTCGATGGTGTCATCCTTGCAAATACGACACGTAAACGTGATGGCTTAAAATCAGCTAACCGTGTTGAAGATGGGGGGTTAAGCGGACGTCCATTATTTGAACGTAATTTAAAACTTGTTAAATTAGCCTATCAAGAAACTAAGGGAGAACTCTTAATTATTGGTACAGGCGGCATCTTTAATGCTGAGGATGCTATCCAAATGTTACGTAATGGAGCCTCTTTATTACAAATATACTCTTCATTAGTTATGGAAGGTCCAGGATTAACTAAAAAAATAAATAAAGATATTGTTCAATATTTAAACCAAAACGGTTATCATCATATTAGCGATATCATCGGATTAGATGTAAAATAA
- a CDS encoding fructosamine kinase family protein, whose amino-acid sequence MAIDWKEHLPLDYIKEITPVSGGDVNEAFKVTTQQDDTFFLLVQRNRDESFYAAEIAGLNEFENAGITAPKVIASGEINGDAYLILSYLEEGPTGSQKDLGQLVAKMHSQQQEDGQFGFRLPHEGGDISFDNSWTDNWKDIFIYRRMDHIRDELLRKQLWNEEDNKVYEQVRAVMLDALDQHQSKPSLLHGDLWGGNYMFLTDGRPALFDPAPLYGDREFDLGITTVFGGFTQEFYDEYEKHYPLAKGAYERLEFYRLYLLMIHLLKFGGMYASSVNRSMETILG is encoded by the coding sequence ATGGCTATAGATTGGAAAGAACATTTACCGCTAGATTACATTAAAGAGATTACGCCAGTAAGTGGTGGAGATGTGAATGAAGCATTTAAAGTAACCACGCAGCAAGATGATACGTTCTTCTTATTAGTACAACGTAATCGAGATGAATCATTTTATGCTGCAGAAATAGCAGGACTAAATGAATTCGAAAATGCAGGTATTACTGCTCCTAAAGTCATTGCAAGTGGTGAGATAAATGGTGATGCTTATTTAATTTTAAGCTATCTTGAGGAAGGACCAACTGGCAGTCAAAAAGACTTGGGACAATTAGTTGCTAAAATGCATAGTCAACAACAAGAAGATGGTCAATTTGGATTCAGATTGCCACATGAAGGTGGCGATATTTCATTTGATAATTCATGGACGGACAATTGGAAAGACATTTTTATTTATCGCCGTATGGATCATATTCGAGATGAATTATTACGTAAACAACTATGGAATGAAGAAGATAATAAAGTATATGAACAGGTGAGAGCGGTGATGCTAGATGCATTAGACCAACACCAAAGTAAGCCATCGTTATTGCATGGTGACTTATGGGGTGGTAATTATATGTTTTTAACAGATGGTCGTCCAGCTTTATTTGATCCAGCACCGTTGTACGGTGATCGTGAATTTGATTTAGGTATTACAACCGTATTTGGTGGTTTTACTCAAGAATTTTATGATGAATATGAAAAGCATTACCCGTTGGCTAAGGGTGCGTATGAACGGTTAGAATTTTATAGATTATATTTATTGATGATACATTTATTAAAATTCGGTGGAATGTATGCGAGTAGTGTTAATCGTTCAATGGAAACAATATTAGGGTAA